A stretch of DNA from Lycium ferocissimum isolate CSIRO_LF1 chromosome 4, AGI_CSIRO_Lferr_CH_V1, whole genome shotgun sequence:
aaatatctaccaacttatgggtcttttttttataaaatataaacttatgggttaaattttatatttaaaaaagttgaaaccatggtttcaaaccatgactgaaaacgcatgtccaaacgctggtttAGTTTGAAAATTGATGGTCAAATGCCTACTTATTTGGGATTGAAACGTAGAAGTTGGTGCGTGGTGACCATCTTTTTTTTTGGATGCACTGACATTGTGATCAGTTTGCACACACCTTCACTAAATTGTTGGACGGCCTATAATAGAAAATACCGAATAAATATGCTCACGAGCAAATGGACTCACGCTGAGTGTTATAGTTGGGTTCAAACCTGAGAtttttagtaggcgtttggacatgcgatttcatctcatgagataaaatcccaaatcatccaaaaaggcatgatttgagatttcaaattttctaaatgtaaaagttgaccgataagtttatattttgtaaaaaagatccgtaagttggtagatatatttaccaatcatgtttaccagccatttatataaaaaattaaaagatctACGAGTTGatagtatatttataacaaagtTACTCCTACCAACCATGTTGGAGGagtatattaaagagtagttacattacaactcatgttcaattttttattttattgaactaaaattttatcaattgatgttgtacttttCTAGAAAGACCTTCTAGtggcgtattaattttgttatgaattatgacttgctcattcggtaaaattgtataagaattagaagagttttgatggttttcacaacttgtggggtttttatgtctataagaaaaaatacaacttaagaaatccaaattacatgtccaaacatgatttttatctgatgatttcaaatcatgtccaaacggctccctAGATTGTTCCTATAGTTCTATTTCCAACCACTCAACAACCATCACTGGGGACCAATTAACTGCCTTTCCCCAGTGTCCTCAAAAGCAAGGGCGGAGGTAGAAGCCCAGATACAGCTCGGCATATCTTGGCAAAAATTCTGGTAGCCAAATCCTCAAACAGTTCAGCAaggaaagttttttttttttcaggaaTTCAATACATTGTTCAAGAGATCATAGTAATGGAAGTTAATTGGTAAAAGTACTTACATAGGAAACTTATGCACTAATAACGAATATGGTACTCATAAAACTTTCAACAGCTGCACTTCAAAAATTAGAGGCTCCTTCATGTGAGACATAAGGCTACGCCTTGGTCCAAACTGCAAGAAAACAAATATCTGCTGGTGAACCAATAACATCGACTAAAAGAGCAAAGAGGAATATGAATCCCTTGCAAATCCACTTTATAAGTAACCAGCCAAAATTACATCCAACGAATTACTCATAGAATCAGTTAGTTGGGAGAGAAATGGACGATAAGCGCTACCAAAAGTAGGTTAAATGTATAATAACCGGGAAACACATACCTCTTCAGGTACTGGTTGCAAGTTTTCATTTATGTATCCAACAGAAGGCGGTATCAATGCTCTTCTTTTTCCTGTAGTACAGGCCTTACAGGTCAAACAACTAGAACTGTATACTCCGTAAAGGGTAGATTTTCCTCAAGATATCCTATCAATAATTGAGGTTGaacatattttccaaaatgaaaaagtcaatatttttgaagaaagtagGAACAACCTCCAGGCTTCATTCCAATCAAAACTTCTTTCAGACCTTCTATTATCTGCAGAGATTCATGGAGACTTGTAAGGCAAACAGGAATCAGGTAAAATTTTGCATCTGACAAGACTGAAACAGTACACGTTGTTGCTCCGCAAGACCGGCTTCTCATGGCGGTTATTCTTCTTTTTACTACTTTAGCTTATTGCTAAgcttctcttctctctctattttttttttttgtgcgtgtgtgtgtgacCAAGTATGTACCAAGACTTCTCTAGCATGTTTTGAGAGAGAAATGTAAGAAGATGGATAggaacaacaatacattttttatCTCATTAACAAACTTGTCAAGAATCTACCTATTAACCTGTTTGATGATCTACATGGCACTATTGGACCACAAGCACTATATATCTCCCATTTTAAAGGCACAAATGAGGTTGATATGCAATATAATTTGACGAGACCTTCCAGCCGTGCCACTTAATGGAAGTCAGAAGGCTGCTGTCTGACCTTTAGAATTTCTATTTTAAGCCCAAAGCTAGCATAAACCATGACCTGTTTATCATCCAGAGGAAGTATGACAGGGGCACTCTCTCCGCTGAATTGGTCCACTGTACTACATTGAAGCAAAATGAAAAAGTTCAATGTATATTCCACAGAACAGAAGAAAGTATGGCATGAATTTACTGACGAAGAAGTATCAGGAGAAGCAGAATACAAACTGATGCTCtaccctttttctttattttttcaacaagCAGCTGCAGAATTTTCTTACATTATTAAGTTGATCTTTATTTAGAACAGTACCTGTGGACAAAATATCCATTTGATCGTCGGCAGACATAATTAATTTCAACAATATCTCCTTCACGTGCCTCGGGTCCTTCCC
This window harbors:
- the LOC132053159 gene encoding peptidyl-prolyl cis-trans isomerase FKBP16-1, chloroplastic isoform X1; its protein translation is MALAAPQFQASFRFKRFFSHQSSCFKDTEQCKLGAPKSSDERMPSLNFKKLLRRSVLQFVGLSPIFISIPPVLSAPMQEMREPDVIRTLKLDSGVRIQDVVEGEGPEAREGDIVEINYVCRRSNGYFVHSTVDQFSGESAPVILPLDDKQVMVYASFGLKIEILKIIEGLKEVLIGMKPGGKRRALIPPSVGYINENLQPVPEEFGPRRSLMSHMKEPLIFEVQLLKVL
- the LOC132053159 gene encoding peptidyl-prolyl cis-trans isomerase FKBP16-1, chloroplastic isoform X2; translation: MALAAPQFQASFRFKRFFSHQSSCFKDTEQCKLGAPKSSDERMPSLNFKKLLRRSVLQFVGLSPIFISIPPVLSAPMQEMREPDVIRTLKLDSGVRIQDVVEGEGPEAREGDIVEINYVCRRSNGYFVHSTVDQFSGESAPVILPLDDKQIIEGLKEVLIGMKPGGKRRALIPPSVGYINENLQPVPEEFGPRRSLMSHMKEPLIFEVQLLKVL